From a region of the Macrobrachium rosenbergii isolate ZJJX-2024 chromosome 24, ASM4041242v1, whole genome shotgun sequence genome:
- the LOC136851917 gene encoding LOW QUALITY PROTEIN: uncharacterized protein (The sequence of the model RefSeq protein was modified relative to this genomic sequence to represent the inferred CDS: inserted 1 base in 1 codon) gives MECGGYESEGKGKRKQHCTYCKNHGKKSRKTNHKCEHEHCVCLLCKLTRLSRLIMRHQQRLWRHLKDSKRRQNAAADAGGTAAGSGACEPSGEHTDSSGAAQGASSTKLQKCDMCRNHGEIMSKRAHKNACPYQDCPCELCSLTRKRRYIMRLQQRVRRSQVTSKQHNEVWEYVTQATAELEFLGLQDIHQTTEDHNASSSLSESSSSPXPDSSSTSGSLPHKPEVIPPNPVTPTVTAETNRTRSKDTESSPVPMDMPPLEPLPECSPTRYSPRPPAPPFNVPSPAATSRIRTSYPSPPPPNPLPPNRGLTNVPLMEIEPAWMNLKREREEVLKMNPKVQTREENLFGHLDFMKDQLTMTGRLEPPVPPEGSRSFHNTAVAMNFGSSHVPPYKSLVPMIDTNHLPPPPLQKSRADCNLHFQYRSMVWGNVPTEPSVGFVPDDFQQQCYRSLLVNNADVRVQPPPGLIQIPRPQHPLRPRPLAPVRPHVLPVNVECDHVNLHYLAYFLQNQREHYRDTLSTLSTTRSFGLPREALFLHHPVP, from the exons AGTGCGGAGGCTACGAGAGCGAGGGCAAAGGCAAGAGGAAGCAGCACTGCACCTACTGCAAGAACCACGGGAAGAAGAGTCGCAAGACCAACCACAAATGCGAGCACGAGCACTGCGTCTGCCTCCTCTGCAAGCTGACCAGACTCTCCAGGCTGATCATGAGGCACCAGCAGAGGCTCTGGAGGCACCTTAAGGACTCGAAGAGGAGGCAGAACGCCGCTGCAGACGCAGGAGGAACAGCAGCAGGAAGTGGAGCATGTGAGCCTTCAGGTGAACATACTGACTCCAGTGGGGCTGCACAAGGAGCCAGTAGCACCAAACTACAG AAATGCGACATGTGCCGGAACCACGGTGAAATCATGAGCAAGAGAGCGCACAAGAACGCGTGCCCTTACCAAGACTGTCCCTGCGAACTCTGCAGTCTGACAAGAAAGCGCCGCTACATCATGAGACTCCAGCAGAGAGTCAGAAG GTCTCAAGTGACGAGCAAACAGCACAACGAAGTGTGGGAATACGTGACCCAAGCTACAGCTGAGCTGGAATTCCTCGGGCTTCAGGACATCCACCAGACGACAGAGGACCACAATGCATCTTCCTCATTGTCAGAGTCGTCCTCCTCGC TCCCCGACTCATCCTCCACCTCTGGGTCCCTCCCCCACAAACCGGAGGTCATCCCACCCAATCCAGTCACTCCTACAGTAACAGCCGAGACCAATCGCACCCGCAGTAAGGATACAGAATCCTCTCCAGTCCCCATGGATATGCCCCCTCTG GAACCGCTTCCAGAATGCTCTCCAACAAGGTACAGTCCAAGACCGCCAGCACCTCCATTCAATGTACCGTCACCTGCTGCAACTTCTAGAATTAGAACAAGCTACCCTTCACCCCCTCCTCCAAATCCATTGCCTCCAAATAGGGGTTTAACAAACGTTCCACTAATGGAAATAGAACCAGCCTGGATGAACctcaaaagagaaagggaagaggttTTGAAAATGAACCCCAAAGTtcaaacaagagaagaaaatttattcGGCCACTTGGACTTCATGAAAGATCAACTGACCATGACAGGAAGGTTAGAGCCACCAGTTCCACCAGAGGGCAGCAGAAGTTTTCATAACACCGCCGTTGCAATGAACTTTGGTAGCTCTCACGTTCCACCATACAAGAGTTTAGTGCCCATGATAGACACAAACCACCTTCCACCACCTCCACTACAGAAAAGCAGAGCAGACTGCAATCTACACTTTCAGTACAGATCCATGGTTTGGGGTAACGTGCCAACTGAGCCCAGTGTCGGCTTCGTCCCAGACGACTTCCAGCAACAGTGCTATCGCAGCTTACTCGTAAACAACGCAGACGTAAGGGTTCAGCCTCCGCCGGGACTTATTCAAATCCCACGGCCTCAACACCCTCTGCGCCCACGTCCTCTCGCGCCTGTCAGGCCTCACGTCCTCCCTGTCAACGTGGAGTGTGATCACGTTAACCTGCATTACCTAGCCTATTTCTTACAGAATCAAAGAGAACATTACCGAGATACCTTATCTACGTTGTCCACAACCAGGTCCTTTGGACTTCCCAGAGAGGCTCTATTCCTTCATCACCCAGTGCCCtaa